The following are from one region of the Nostoc cf. commune SO-36 genome:
- a CDS encoding HNH endonuclease — MSKTPRIRIPPEVKKYVFQRDKYQCQSCGKTTGETNLSIDHIIPLARGGQNDISNLQTLCFTCNQQKTDNIDPRFQRYFQL; from the coding sequence ATGAGCAAAACTCCCCGCATTCGTATCCCGCCGGAAGTCAAGAAATATGTTTTTCAACGTGACAAATATCAATGCCAAAGCTGCGGTAAAACTACTGGAGAAACTAACCTCAGTATCGACCATATTATTCCTCTCGCACGTGGCGGTCAAAACGATATCAGCAATTTACAAACTCTCTGCTTTACCTGCAATCAGCAGAAAACTGATAATATTGATCCACGTTTCCAGCGATATTTTCAACTTTAA
- a CDS encoding Gfo/Idh/MocA family protein produces the protein MIGIAIAGTGFGQKVHIPGFQAHPQTEVVAIYHRDINKAKAIAESHNIPHASDSLADIVALPEVQAVSISTPPFLHYEMAKTVLQAGKHLLLEKPTTLNAVEAKELYRLAKAKGVIATVDFEFRFVPGWQLFAELLSEDYVGKLRLIKIDWLGSSRADTSRPWNWYSDKDKGGGALGSLGSHAFDYIHWLFGPIRRLNAHLTTAIPTRVDPVSGESKPVDTDDNCILTLELADGTPCQLSISAVVHAPRTHWVEVYGDRGTLIVGSENQKDYIHGFRVWGSQVGKPLTEIEIPNRLTFPKNYADGRISAFIRIVDQWVQGINHNQEITPSLREGIYSQLLMDLSHESHQKSSWVNVPSLEEFLSN, from the coding sequence ATGATTGGGATTGCGATCGCAGGTACTGGATTTGGTCAAAAAGTCCACATCCCTGGATTCCAAGCACATCCTCAAACAGAGGTAGTTGCTATTTATCACCGAGATATAAATAAAGCTAAAGCTATAGCAGAATCCCATAATATCCCCCACGCCTCCGACTCACTAGCAGATATTGTGGCATTGCCAGAAGTGCAAGCAGTTAGCATCTCTACACCGCCATTTTTGCACTATGAAATGGCAAAAACTGTATTGCAAGCTGGCAAACATTTATTATTGGAAAAACCGACAACTTTAAACGCAGTTGAGGCTAAAGAACTGTATCGGTTAGCTAAAGCAAAAGGTGTTATTGCGACTGTAGATTTTGAATTTCGCTTTGTCCCTGGATGGCAGTTGTTTGCAGAATTATTGTCAGAAGACTATGTGGGTAAGTTGCGCTTAATTAAAATTGATTGGTTGGGTTCTTCTCGTGCTGATACTTCACGCCCTTGGAATTGGTATTCTGACAAAGACAAAGGAGGCGGTGCATTGGGATCTTTAGGTTCCCACGCCTTCGATTATATTCACTGGTTATTCGGGCCAATCCGTAGATTAAACGCCCATTTAACTACTGCAATTCCGACACGCGTTGACCCTGTTAGCGGAGAATCTAAGCCAGTAGATACAGATGACAACTGTATATTAACGCTGGAATTAGCAGATGGTACACCTTGCCAACTTTCTATCAGTGCGGTGGTTCATGCGCCAAGAACCCATTGGGTAGAAGTATATGGCGATCGCGGTACATTAATTGTAGGTAGTGAAAATCAAAAAGATTATATACATGGTTTTCGTGTTTGGGGTTCCCAGGTAGGTAAACCCCTAACGGAAATAGAAATACCAAATCGATTAACTTTTCCCAAAAATTATGCTGATGGTCGTATTTCAGCATTTATCCGCATAGTAGACCAATGGGTACAAGGAATTAATCATAATCAGGAAATTACACCATCGCTGCGAGAAGGAATTTATTCTCAGTTGTTGATGGATTTATCTCATGAATCGCATCAAAAATCAAGTTGGGTAAATGTACCAAGCTTGGAAGAATTTCTTAGCAACTAG
- a CDS encoding beta-1,6-N-acetylglucosaminyltransferase — protein sequence MRIAYIILAHNYPEQLQRLISKLNGDKVSFFIHIDKKADRTTYHQIFTQFQKFPNVFFIKRYNSGWGSFDIVRATLEGINSIVETGLDFDYVINLSGQDYLLKSNAYIKMFLQNNQGKEFLEYFPLPCSKWRGGGLRRIEYWHIRWNDKYFCIPEKQEFKSPIASLLYTFFILFLPKKRKFPEGFAIYGGSQFWCLTGECVKWINIFVKQNPNFIKRFNYTFCADELFFQTVILNSPFKDKVVNDHMRYLDWADVNAYHPRMLEKQDFEKIRQSEKLFARKFDASKNSDILDMIDKMILLSE from the coding sequence ATGAGAATAGCATATATAATTTTGGCACATAATTATCCTGAACAATTGCAGCGTCTTATTTCTAAATTGAATGGAGATAAGGTTTCCTTTTTTATACATATAGATAAAAAAGCAGACAGGACAACGTATCATCAGATATTTACTCAATTTCAGAAATTCCCGAATGTGTTTTTTATCAAGAGATATAATTCAGGATGGGGAAGTTTTGATATTGTCAGAGCTACTTTAGAAGGTATAAATTCAATAGTAGAAACAGGTCTTGACTTTGATTATGTTATAAACTTATCAGGGCAAGACTATTTGCTCAAATCAAATGCATATATCAAGATGTTTCTACAAAACAATCAAGGTAAAGAATTTCTGGAGTATTTCCCGCTACCTTGTAGTAAATGGAGAGGCGGCGGCTTAAGAAGAATAGAGTATTGGCACATCCGTTGGAATGATAAATATTTTTGTATTCCCGAAAAACAGGAATTTAAATCTCCTATTGCATCTTTATTATATACATTTTTTATTTTATTTTTACCTAAAAAACGTAAATTCCCTGAAGGCTTTGCTATTTATGGAGGTTCTCAATTTTGGTGTTTAACAGGAGAATGTGTAAAATGGATAAATATTTTTGTAAAGCAAAATCCCAATTTTATTAAACGTTTTAATTATACTTTTTGTGCCGATGAGTTATTTTTTCAAACAGTTATTTTAAATTCACCTTTTAAAGATAAGGTAGTTAACGATCACATGAGATACCTAGATTGGGCTGATGTTAATGCCTATCATCCAAGAATGTTAGAAAAACAGGATTTTGAAAAAATTAGGCAATCAGAAAAATTATTCGCTAGAAAATTTGATGCAAGTAAAAACTCAGATATATTAGATATGATAGACAAAATGATATTATTAAGTGAATAA
- a CDS encoding ribulose bisphosphate carboxylase small subunit, translating to MGYYIAPRFLDKLAVHITKNFLKLPGVRVPLILGIHGRKGEGKTFQCELVFEKMGIEVTHVSGGELESPDAGDPARLIRLRYRETAELIKVRGKMCVLMINDLDAGAGRFDEGTQYTVNTQLVNATLMNIADNPTDVQLPGSYDSTPLNRVPIIVTGNDFSTLYAPLIRDGRMDKFYWEPDREDKVGIVKGIFEPDGLSQREIEQLVDTFVNQSIDFFSALRSRIYDEQIRNYIHKVVFEQVSLNVVNSTQGPPEFQKPNFNLSHLIESAKLMVGEQSRVENSQLVDEYNRLNRGRNSHQSAPPAVTPISQPSNGATQEAKTNGFQTHHVSSPHLTLETQEQIRQLLSQGYKISIEHVDERRFRTGSWQSCVNSHIDAESDAISNLEATLTKYSDEYVRLVGIDPKAKRRVVETIIQRPNGKN from the coding sequence ATGGGTTATTACATTGCTCCCCGTTTTTTGGATAAACTTGCTGTCCACATCACTAAAAACTTTTTGAAGCTTCCTGGGGTGCGAGTACCCTTGATTTTGGGGATTCATGGACGTAAAGGTGAGGGCAAAACTTTTCAATGTGAGTTAGTCTTCGAGAAAATGGGTATTGAAGTGACTCACGTATCTGGTGGCGAATTGGAAAGTCCAGATGCAGGAGATCCAGCGCGGTTGATTCGGCTGCGCTATCGGGAAACAGCAGAACTGATCAAAGTACGCGGCAAAATGTGTGTACTGATGATTAACGATTTAGACGCTGGTGCTGGACGCTTTGATGAGGGTACTCAATATACTGTAAATACCCAGTTGGTGAATGCCACACTGATGAATATTGCTGATAATCCCACGGATGTGCAGTTGCCGGGAAGCTATGATTCCACGCCTTTAAATCGTGTGCCGATTATTGTCACAGGTAATGATTTTTCTACCCTCTATGCACCGTTAATTCGGGATGGACGGATGGATAAATTCTACTGGGAACCAGATAGAGAAGACAAGGTAGGAATTGTCAAGGGGATTTTTGAACCGGATGGATTGTCGCAGCGAGAAATTGAACAGCTAGTTGATACTTTTGTCAATCAGTCTATTGACTTTTTTAGCGCTTTGCGATCGCGCATTTATGACGAGCAAATCCGCAACTATATTCATAAAGTAGTTTTTGAGCAGGTATCCTTAAATGTGGTTAACAGCACTCAAGGGCCACCAGAATTTCAAAAGCCAAATTTCAACCTGTCTCACCTTATTGAATCTGCTAAGTTGATGGTTGGTGAACAAAGCCGGGTGGAAAATTCTCAATTGGTTGATGAATACAACCGACTGAATCGAGGTAGAAATTCTCATCAATCTGCACCACCTGCTGTAACACCAATTAGTCAGCCATCAAATGGCGCAACTCAAGAAGCAAAAACGAATGGATTCCAAACACACCATGTATCGAGTCCACATTTGACTCTAGAGACACAAGAACAGATTCGGCAATTATTATCTCAAGGCTACAAAATTAGTATTGAACACGTAGATGAGCGCCGTTTTCGCACAGGTTCTTGGCAAAGCTGTGTTAATAGCCACATTGATGCCGAGTCTGATGCAATTTCCAATTTGGAAGCAACTTTGACAAAATATAGCGATGAGTATGTACGCTTAGTAGGTATCGATCCAAAAGCCAAGCGGCGCGTAGTGGAGACAATTATTCAGCGTCCGAATGGCAAAAATTAG
- a CDS encoding Uma2 family endonuclease, which translates to MVQQVTPETTIEVIYPEHDGKPMADNTEQFTWIVKIKENLEILFASSADVFIAGDLFWYPVKGNPNIKQAPDTMVVFGRPKAKRGSYLQWNEDNIPPQVVFEILSPGNTLKEMTKKLQFYERYGVEEYYIYDPQKNDLNGLLRSGDSFEVIEEMNDWVSPRLGIRFTLTPDTLEIFSPNGQNFLTTVEIDQLREQERQAKEIALEEKEAALEELEKERDRYQELLAKLKEKGIDTDNL; encoded by the coding sequence ATGGTACAACAAGTCACACCAGAAACCACCATCGAAGTTATCTACCCAGAACACGACGGGAAGCCAATGGCGGATAATACAGAACAATTTACATGGATTGTCAAAATTAAAGAAAATTTAGAAATCCTATTTGCATCGTCAGCTGATGTATTTATCGCCGGAGATTTGTTTTGGTATCCAGTTAAAGGAAACCCTAATATTAAACAAGCGCCCGATACGATGGTAGTCTTTGGCAGACCAAAAGCAAAAAGGGGTTCTTATTTACAGTGGAATGAAGATAATATACCTCCACAGGTAGTATTTGAAATACTATCACCAGGTAACACTCTCAAAGAAATGACTAAAAAGTTGCAGTTTTACGAGCGTTACGGTGTAGAAGAATATTATATTTATGATCCACAGAAGAATGATTTAAATGGTTTGCTACGTTCTGGGGATAGTTTTGAAGTTATTGAAGAGATGAATGATTGGGTAAGTCCGCGTTTGGGAATCCGTTTTACACTCACACCGGATACTCTGGAAATTTTTTCTCCTAACGGACAAAATTTTTTGACCACCGTAGAAATTGACCAATTACGGGAACAAGAACGCCAAGCAAAAGAAATAGCTTTAGAAGAAAAAGAAGCGGCTTTAGAAGAACTGGAAAAAGAGCGCGATCGCTATCAAGAATTATTAGCTAAACTCAAAGAAAAGGGAATTGATACAGATAATTTATAA
- the trmFO gene encoding FADH(2)-oxidizing methylenetetrahydrofolate--tRNA-(uracil(54)-C(5))-methyltransferase TrmFO, with the protein MEQQPIQVIGGGLAGTEAAWQIAQAGVPVILHEMRPKRFSPAHHTEHLAELVCSNSFGAMASDRAAGLLHEELRQLGSIVISKADEHAVPAGGALAVDRGQFGQDLTETLASHPLIEFRRGEVSAIPEGIVVLATGPLTSPDLAQDLQRFTGMEYLSFFDAASPIIVGESINRDVAFMASRYDKGEAAYLNCPMNKEQYLQFREELCKAEQTELKGFERETAKFFEACLPIEELAQRGEDTMRYGPLKPVGLSDTRTGERPYAVVQLRQEDKAGQLWNMVGFQTNLRWGEQKRIFQLIPSLEKAEFVRLGVMHRNTFLNAPQLMHPTLQFKERPTLLAAGQLIGTEGYTAAAAGGCLAGINAARLALGKEPLVLPPTTMMGALLEFISSASPKHFQPMPPNFGIFPELGAKIKSKQERYGRYRDRSLTDLANWKANHN; encoded by the coding sequence ATGGAACAACAACCGATACAAGTAATTGGAGGTGGACTAGCTGGGACAGAAGCTGCTTGGCAAATAGCCCAAGCTGGAGTACCAGTGATTCTCCATGAAATGCGTCCAAAACGATTTAGTCCTGCTCATCATACAGAACATTTAGCAGAATTAGTGTGTAGTAATTCCTTCGGGGCAATGGCAAGCGATCGCGCGGCTGGATTATTGCACGAAGAATTACGCCAGCTGGGTTCTATCGTTATTTCTAAAGCTGATGAACACGCCGTTCCTGCTGGTGGGGCGCTAGCTGTAGACAGAGGACAATTTGGCCAAGATTTAACTGAAACTTTAGCGAGTCATCCTTTAATTGAATTCCGTCGGGGTGAAGTGTCTGCAATTCCTGAAGGTATTGTAGTTTTAGCAACCGGGCCTTTAACTAGTCCCGACTTAGCTCAAGATTTGCAGCGCTTTACGGGGATGGAATACCTCAGCTTTTTTGATGCGGCTAGTCCGATTATTGTGGGAGAATCGATTAACCGTGACGTTGCTTTTATGGCATCACGCTATGACAAAGGCGAAGCCGCTTATCTCAACTGCCCAATGAATAAAGAGCAGTACTTGCAGTTTCGAGAAGAACTTTGTAAAGCTGAACAAACAGAACTTAAGGGTTTTGAACGAGAAACGGCAAAATTTTTTGAAGCCTGTTTACCCATAGAAGAACTAGCACAGCGAGGGGAAGATACCATGCGTTACGGCCCCCTAAAACCAGTGGGATTGTCAGATACTCGCACGGGGGAACGTCCTTATGCTGTGGTGCAGTTGCGACAAGAAGATAAAGCTGGTCAACTATGGAACATGGTAGGATTTCAAACTAACCTGCGTTGGGGTGAGCAAAAACGAATATTTCAGTTGATTCCAAGTTTAGAAAAAGCGGAGTTTGTGCGTTTAGGAGTAATGCACCGCAACACCTTTCTCAATGCTCCCCAGCTAATGCATCCTACCCTGCAATTTAAAGAACGTCCCACATTGTTAGCTGCTGGACAATTGATAGGGACTGAAGGCTACACAGCTGCGGCTGCGGGTGGCTGCTTGGCGGGTATTAATGCCGCAAGATTAGCTTTGGGTAAAGAACCTTTAGTTTTACCACCAACAACAATGATGGGTGCGTTATTGGAATTTATTAGTTCCGCTTCGCCCAAGCATTTCCAACCAATGCCACCCAACTTTGGGATTTTTCCAGAACTGGGTGCGAAAATCAAAAGTAAGCAAGAGCGTTATGGACGTTACCGCGATCGCTCTTTAACTGATTTGGCAAACTGGAAAGCTAATCATAATTAA
- a CDS encoding RrF2 family transcriptional regulator, which translates to MVISNKSEYALLALLELATCYPKGEALQIREIAALQDIPNRYLEQLLATLRRGGLIKSIRGAKGGYVLARDPQKITVFDAFSCMEGSDITVSSNEPTPNTVEGELIQEVWLEARQAANSVLEKYTLQDLCDRRATREQKELMYYI; encoded by the coding sequence GTGGTAATTTCTAATAAATCAGAATACGCGCTTTTAGCCCTGTTAGAGTTGGCAACCTGCTACCCCAAGGGTGAAGCCCTGCAAATTCGAGAGATAGCGGCATTGCAAGACATACCGAACCGCTATTTGGAACAACTTTTAGCAACATTAAGACGTGGAGGTTTAATTAAAAGTATACGCGGAGCCAAAGGTGGCTATGTTCTGGCGCGAGATCCGCAGAAAATTACAGTGTTCGATGCTTTTAGCTGCATGGAAGGGTCAGATATTACTGTCTCTAGTAATGAGCCGACTCCCAACACGGTAGAAGGTGAGCTAATTCAAGAAGTTTGGCTGGAAGCACGTCAGGCTGCTAACTCCGTTTTAGAAAAATATACACTCCAAGACCTTTGCGATCGCAGAGCAACCCGAGAACAGAAAGAACTAATGTATTACATTTAG
- a CDS encoding pentapeptide repeat-containing protein, producing the protein MPEVNSQEIINSAATLVESYAAGKRDFSKAELGNADLRGINLKGSDLSYADLSEANLIGANLRGTDLSFADLSQANLKDADLRGALLMSANLRQAELQGAKLEKADYDRITHFPQDFDPVKAGMQIKMID; encoded by the coding sequence ATGCCTGAAGTCAATTCTCAAGAGATCATAAATAGTGCCGCTACTCTGGTAGAGAGCTATGCAGCAGGGAAACGAGACTTTAGTAAAGCAGAACTGGGTAATGCTGATTTGCGAGGCATTAACTTGAAAGGATCTGACCTCAGTTATGCTGACTTGAGTGAAGCTAACCTGATTGGCGCTAATCTCAGGGGAACTGACTTGAGCTTTGCCGATCTCAGTCAAGCTAATCTAAAGGATGCCGATCTTAGGGGAGCATTGTTAATGTCAGCGAATCTCCGCCAAGCCGAGCTACAAGGAGCGAAGTTGGAAAAAGCGGACTACGATCGCATTACCCATTTTCCCCAAGATTTCGACCCAGTGAAGGCGGGTATGCAGATTAAAATGATTGATTAA
- a CDS encoding DUF2243 domain-containing protein, with amino-acid sequence MEAKSEILNQRAPLITAGIFLGVGLGGFIDGILLHQILQWHHMLSNIRPLTNTANIDLNMVWDGLFHTFNWVFTVVGLVLLWRAGGRDDVPWSSQTFIGSILIGTGLFDLVEGLIDHQILGVHHVKSGPNELAWDLGFLALGALLVFIGWIMIKKTRVISHL; translated from the coding sequence ATGGAGGCAAAGAGTGAAATTCTCAACCAACGCGCACCGCTAATTACGGCTGGAATTTTTCTTGGTGTGGGTCTTGGAGGCTTTATTGATGGAATTTTACTGCATCAGATTCTCCAGTGGCATCACATGCTTAGTAACATTCGACCTTTGACCAACACGGCGAATATAGATTTGAACATGGTATGGGATGGCTTATTTCATACCTTTAATTGGGTATTTACTGTGGTAGGGCTTGTGTTGCTATGGCGTGCTGGAGGACGTGATGATGTTCCTTGGTCATCGCAGACCTTTATTGGGTCAATACTGATTGGAACTGGGTTATTCGACTTGGTTGAAGGTTTAATTGACCACCAAATTCTCGGTGTCCATCATGTGAAATCAGGCCCAAATGAGTTAGCTTGGGATTTAGGATTTCTGGCACTCGGTGCGCTACTTGTTTTTATCGGCTGGATAATGATAAAAAAGACAAGAGTTATTAGTCATTTGTAA
- a CDS encoding DUF4129 domain-containing protein, whose translation MTDTFEKTSWSWQLSQFQQQAGEWWEYQFYRFEQALPKLPTGWSISPWLVELLKFLFWLVLALFIAWVGWRLWREFSPYVYSWLNKSGNLNDFRVKTRSNESSIALLLERSQQFYRQGNYREACRCLYLAMLQQLDKNAIAPHKLSRTDGEYLQLLRSSVTPIQPYETLITTHEQLCFGNAEILPDNYEQCQQAYREISPE comes from the coding sequence ATGACAGATACTTTTGAAAAAACTAGTTGGAGTTGGCAACTTTCTCAATTTCAACAGCAAGCGGGAGAATGGTGGGAATACCAGTTTTACCGCTTTGAACAAGCTCTACCAAAATTACCTACTGGATGGTCGATTAGCCCTTGGCTAGTTGAATTGCTAAAATTCTTATTTTGGTTAGTACTAGCCTTATTTATAGCTTGGGTGGGTTGGCGATTATGGCGAGAATTTAGTCCTTATGTATATTCTTGGCTAAATAAAAGTGGCAATCTCAATGATTTTCGCGTAAAAACTCGCTCTAATGAGTCATCCATAGCCCTTTTGTTGGAGCGATCGCAACAATTTTACCGTCAAGGTAACTACCGTGAAGCTTGCCGTTGTCTTTATTTAGCAATGTTGCAGCAGTTGGATAAAAATGCGATCGCACCCCATAAACTCAGCCGCACAGATGGAGAATATCTGCAATTACTGCGATCGTCTGTGACTCCTATACAGCCTTATGAAACTTTAATTACGACTCACGAGCAATTATGTTTTGGTAATGCTGAAATTTTGCCAGACAATTATGAGCAGTGTCAGCAAGCTTATCGGGAAATTTCCCCAGAATGA
- a CDS encoding aspartate aminotransferase family protein has protein sequence MSLQTLVDQATIPPDSGSASSPFDTDSFNEAVMSTYGRFPLALERGAGCRVWDTQGQEYLDFVAGIATCTLGHAHPVMVEAVTRQIQKLHHVSNLYYIPEQGELAKWLVNHSCADRVFFCNSGAEANEAAIKLARKYAHTVLEIEKPIILTAHASFHGRTLATVTATAQPKYQKYFDPLVPGFHYVNYNDINAVEVAISELDEGDYRVAAILIEPLQGEGGVRPGDVAYFKKLRQICDETGILLIFDEVQVGMGRSGKLWGYEHLGVEPDIFTSAKGLGGGIPIGAMMSKKFCDVFQPGEHASTFGGNPFVCGVALSVCQTLERENILQNVQDRGEQLRSGLRAIAAKYPQHIGEVRGWGLINGLELRANIELTAADVVNAAINEGVLLVPAGPKVVRFVPPLIVTEAEVNTALEAVDRAIATLTA, from the coding sequence GTGAGCCTACAAACTCTCGTTGACCAAGCCACCATCCCCCCAGATTCAGGGTCAGCATCTAGTCCCTTTGATACAGATAGCTTTAATGAAGCTGTCATGTCTACCTACGGCAGGTTTCCTTTAGCCTTAGAACGGGGTGCTGGATGCCGGGTTTGGGATACACAGGGACAAGAATATCTGGACTTTGTAGCGGGAATTGCCACTTGTACTTTAGGACACGCCCATCCAGTGATGGTAGAAGCGGTAACACGCCAAATCCAGAAGCTGCACCACGTTTCTAATTTGTACTACATCCCTGAACAAGGTGAATTGGCAAAATGGCTTGTTAATCATTCCTGTGCCGATCGCGTATTTTTTTGCAATTCTGGAGCTGAAGCTAACGAAGCCGCAATTAAACTGGCGCGGAAATATGCTCATACAGTATTAGAAATTGAAAAACCAATTATTTTAACCGCCCATGCGAGTTTCCACGGGCGGACTTTGGCAACAGTTACCGCCACTGCACAACCGAAGTATCAAAAATATTTTGATCCTTTAGTGCCTGGGTTCCACTACGTAAATTACAACGATATTAACGCTGTGGAAGTGGCGATTAGTGAGTTGGATGAAGGCGATTACCGGGTAGCGGCAATTTTGATTGAGCCATTGCAAGGAGAAGGCGGCGTGCGTCCTGGAGATGTTGCCTATTTCAAAAAGCTCCGGCAGATTTGCGACGAAACTGGCATTTTATTGATTTTTGATGAAGTGCAAGTTGGCATGGGACGCAGTGGCAAATTATGGGGTTACGAACATCTCGGCGTTGAACCGGATATTTTCACCAGTGCCAAAGGCTTAGGTGGCGGTATCCCCATCGGTGCAATGATGAGCAAGAAATTCTGCGACGTTTTTCAACCAGGAGAACACGCCAGCACCTTTGGCGGAAATCCTTTTGTGTGTGGTGTAGCACTCAGTGTTTGCCAGACGTTGGAACGGGAAAATATTTTGCAGAATGTGCAAGACAGGGGTGAACAATTGCGATCTGGATTAAGAGCGATCGCAGCTAAATATCCTCAGCACATTGGCGAAGTTCGTGGCTGGGGTTTAATCAACGGTTTGGAGTTGCGAGCCAACATTGAGCTAACCGCAGCCGATGTTGTCAATGCTGCCATTAACGAGGGTGTATTGCTTGTGCCAGCTGGGCCAAAAGTAGTTCGGTTTGTGCCACCACTGATTGTCACAGAGGCAGAAGTAAACACTGCCTTAGAAGCTGTGGATCGAGCGATCGCAACTCTCACAGCTTAA
- a CDS encoding potassium channel family protein, which translates to MAGAIALGGVFLIGTLWYWLVEGWAWEDAAYMTVITLATVGYGETHPLGSRGRLFTIALILLGVVNIGYIVNRFTEAIIQGYFQEGIRLQQQRRLMESLTEHYIICGFSRTGRQIAKEFRAEDVPFVVIDSEMESVQRAQTEGYTAFQGDATLDDTLLKVGIERAMCIVAALPSDAENLYIVLSAKTLNSAIRVIARASTEEALQKLRRGGADEVISPYITGGKRMAAAALRPQVLDFVDGILTGADRQLYMEEFLLDPAFCPFVGQSLQKARLRSQSGALVLAIRRVDGTLIGGPTGDTVLMPGDRLIGMGTAEQLRSLNQILGPIGSQKLRKPKNNN; encoded by the coding sequence ATGGCTGGGGCGATCGCTCTCGGCGGTGTTTTCCTAATTGGTACTTTGTGGTATTGGTTAGTTGAAGGCTGGGCATGGGAAGATGCAGCTTATATGACAGTCATCACTCTCGCAACTGTGGGATATGGAGAGACGCATCCACTGGGTAGCCGAGGACGATTGTTTACCATTGCCCTGATTTTGTTGGGTGTGGTTAACATCGGTTACATTGTCAACAGATTTACAGAAGCGATCATTCAAGGCTACTTTCAAGAAGGAATTCGGCTACAGCAACAGAGGCGGTTAATGGAATCCCTAACAGAACACTACATCATTTGTGGATTTAGCCGCACTGGTCGTCAAATTGCCAAAGAATTTCGGGCAGAAGACGTACCTTTTGTAGTGATTGATTCGGAAATGGAATCTGTGCAAAGGGCGCAGACAGAAGGTTACACAGCATTTCAAGGTGACGCTACCCTAGATGATACACTTCTGAAAGTCGGCATTGAACGGGCAATGTGTATTGTTGCCGCACTCCCTTCAGATGCCGAAAATTTATACATTGTATTATCAGCCAAAACACTCAATTCAGCAATTCGGGTGATTGCCCGAGCAAGTACAGAAGAGGCTTTGCAGAAGTTACGACGCGGTGGTGCAGATGAAGTTATATCTCCCTATATTACTGGTGGGAAGCGCATGGCTGCGGCGGCTCTTAGACCCCAAGTATTGGACTTTGTAGACGGGATTTTGACAGGTGCAGACCGCCAATTGTATATGGAAGAATTTTTACTCGACCCGGCTTTTTGTCCTTTCGTGGGTCAGAGTTTGCAGAAAGCGAGATTGCGATCGCAATCTGGAGCATTGGTTCTAGCAATTCGCCGCGTTGATGGCACTTTAATCGGTGGCCCCACTGGCGATACGGTGTTAATGCCGGGAGATCGGCTAATTGGTATGGGTACAGCAGAGCAATTGCGTAGCCTTAACCAAATTCTCGGCCCAATTGGTTCTCAAAAATTGCGTAAACCTAAAAATAATAACTGA